Proteins co-encoded in one Streptomyces collinus Tu 365 genomic window:
- a CDS encoding ClpX C4-type zinc finger protein — MSSDPINIADDDASMDLELVWYAGLGGPRLALTRGSGSVDLSTAELSRLVHTAGVLRFVPSPYGIPEARASKAGADACSFCGNPADERRDVLVGPGVNICDGCMDLGRTVLEDARDPAPWRKPRDHQVNQPQPTGPLPFDGVRLGGDES, encoded by the coding sequence GTGAGCAGTGACCCGATCAACATCGCCGACGACGACGCGTCCATGGATCTCGAACTCGTCTGGTACGCCGGGCTCGGCGGGCCCCGTCTCGCGCTCACCCGTGGCTCGGGGTCCGTGGATCTGTCCACGGCCGAACTGTCCCGGCTCGTCCACACAGCGGGCGTGCTCCGGTTCGTGCCGTCCCCCTACGGCATCCCCGAGGCGCGCGCGAGCAAGGCCGGGGCCGATGCGTGCTCGTTCTGCGGGAACCCCGCAGACGAGCGCCGGGACGTGCTCGTGGGCCCCGGCGTCAACATCTGCGACGGCTGCATGGATCTCGGGCGGACCGTACTCGAAGACGCACGGGACCCGGCACCGTGGCGCAAGCCGCGCGATCACCAGGTGAACCAGCCGCAGCCAACCGGCCCCCTGCCCTTCGACGGCGTACGGCTCGGGGGTGACGA